The following proteins are encoded in a genomic region of Candidatus Atribacteria bacterium:
- a CDS encoding membrane dipeptidase, translated as MDIFEKINFLSNIYFIYFLKTGGSSLAEVKTFLSKAEKIHQKAIVFDGHCDTILEVMNNQRTLGKKWTSGHLDVPRMKEGGIDVQFFAIFIESVYKPDRSVKRALQLIDCFYREVDKNQNDISLVTNYHQIKEVNKAGKIAAILSIEGGEALEGDLGVLRAFHRLGVRLLTLTWNQRNQIADGISESRTGGGLTEFGLNVIDEMNKLKMLIDVSHLSENGFWDVIKNSKMPIVASHSNCYALCPHLRNLKDEQIKVLAENGGVIGITFVPNFLTQEKRRTTLQDVVKHINYLVEKVGIDYVGLGSDFDGTGDLPLGLEGADKIPNLTEELLNQGYKGREIKKILGGNFLRVFKEVVG; from the coding sequence ATGGATATTTTTGAAAAAATAAATTTCCTGAGTAATATTTATTTCATCTATTTCTTGAAGACAGGAGGAAGTAGTTTGGCAGAGGTAAAAACATTTTTAAGCAAAGCAGAAAAGATTCACCAAAAGGCGATAGTATTTGATGGGCATTGTGATACTATTTTAGAGGTTATGAATAATCAAAGAACCCTAGGAAAAAAGTGGACTAGCGGTCATTTGGATGTCCCTAGAATGAAAGAGGGAGGGATTGATGTACAGTTTTTTGCTATTTTTATTGAAAGCGTCTATAAGCCGGATAGATCAGTAAAAAGAGCTTTACAGTTAATCGATTGTTTTTATCGGGAGGTAGATAAAAATCAGAACGATATATCACTGGTGACGAATTATCACCAGATAAAAGAAGTAAACAAAGCGGGGAAGATTGCTGCTATCCTTTCTATTGAAGGAGGAGAGGCTTTAGAGGGTGATTTAGGAGTATTGAGGGCATTTCATAGGTTGGGAGTTAGACTCTTAACTCTTACCTGGAATCAAAGAAATCAAATTGCGGATGGAATTAGTGAATCTCGAACTGGCGGTGGTTTAACCGAGTTTGGTTTAAATGTAATAGATGAGATGAATAAACTAAAAATGTTAATTGATGTGTCTCATCTTTCAGAAAATGGTTTTTGGGATGTGATTAAAAACAGTAAGATGCCTATTGTTGCTTCTCATTCTAATTGTTATGCTTTATGTCCCCATCTTAGGAATTTGAAAGATGAACAAATTAAGGTTTTAGCTGAGAACGGTGGAGTAATAGGGATAACCTTTGTACCTAATTTTTTAACTCAAGAAAAAAGAAGAACTACCCTACAAGATGTGGTAAAACATATTAATTATTTAGTAGAAAAAGTAGGAATAGATTATGTGGGATTGGGTTCTGATTTTGATGGTACAGGTGATCTGCCTTTGGGTTTGGAGGGAGCTGATAAAATTCCGAATCTCACCGAAGAGTTACTTAATCAAGGTTATAAAGGGAGAGAAATTAAAAAAATATTAGGAGGCAATTTTTTAAGAGTATTTAAAGAAGTTGTAGGATAA